CTGGCTTCATTACTCTCCTGAACCGGGCGGGGATGGGAGAACAGGTCGCAGGTTCCCCCCCTTTTCAAGCTGGGGGAGGTGGCTGCCGACCGTGGCGCGCGGGCTTCATGGCAAAGAACGCTCGAGGGCCTTTCCTGCCTGTCGAGAGCCTGTGTAAATTTCGATCGGTTGCTATGGAAACCGGCCCGCGGTATCCCAGCCTGCCTCACCCCCAGCTGCCCAATTGTGAGAATTCCGATAGGCGCCTCCTGATGACGCATGCGGAAGCGCGGCCAGGCCCCCGCCCCAGGAGGAGAGAGGCCGGCCCAGCGCTTCCGGGAGCCCCGCGGCGGAGCCCAGTGTCCGCATCCTCCGGCACCTCTCTGGGAGTTTTGGACGTGAGGTCAGAGGCCCCACTCCCCGCGGGTGCGTAACGCCAACCCTGGCGCCTGGTTTGCCCTCTCCGATCAGTCGGTCGGAGCCGGCCCAATCTCCAGGGCCGAAGCGGAGACTTAACCGGCCGGACGCGTGCGGGGACCGCGGGACCAGAGCTGGCAGCGGAAGAGCCAGTGATTCTCCCGCCCGCGCCTGCACGTACGGAGATGGAACTGGGCGGGAAGCTCTCGGTGCGCCGTGGAGGGGCTGGGTTGGCTTCTTCGAGACTGGGGCAGAATCTTCCTTCTTAGGAGGCCTGCCCTCGACTTGCTCACTTTCTGAAAGATAAATTGCAATGTGCACAGTGCCTTACAATTTGCTTTGCCATTCACCGCTTGCAGCCTTTACAACACTGAGAGTGGCAATGGTTATTCTCTTTTTATACCCAGGGTAAGCAGTAGACTCAGAGACTGCTGGAGAGACTTTTCCCCAACCTCTCACCCTTTCTGGCCCAGAAAGATAGGCCTTACTAGTGAAGAATAACTGCAAAGTTTGGAAATTGAGGCAGGATGGGAAAGAGGCTGGTTTGGTGAACCGAGGCTTTCAGGCCAGGTTGAGATCATTTGTGAAATCATTGAGGGATGTTTTGAAActttgaaagtattagtcactcagtcgtatctgactctttgcgaccccatggactgtagcccgccaggcttctctgtccatggaattctccagacaagaatactggagtgggtagccattcgcttctccaggggatcttccccacccagggatcaaacccaggtctcctgccttgcaggcacattctttaccatctgagtcaccagggaagcccactttgaaACTTAGGCCAATGACTTTATTTGATGTTTGGTACCTTTGCAGAAGCCAGGGGCTACCGAGAAGTAAAAGCCAATCCCTGCCCTACAGAAGTTTTTGTTTAACTTTGTATTTGCAAATCCTCCAGTCATCAAATGAGTCGGTACAAATGGGTGAATCAAGCACATGTGCAGCCCTGCCCTGGTGAGGCTTACAGGCTGGTTGGAGAGACAGACATGAGAATGGGCAAATAGACAAATAAGTCAGGAAGGGTGACTGCACAGAGCTAGAGGACTACAAAGAAGCCCAGAGAAGGTATCACAGTGAAACAGAAGCCCCCAGTAGGCAAAGATGATCTGTTGATAAGACTGTTTATTCTTCCTCTTGGGTGCTCTTTTGGCCACACTTGGCAATGTCACTTCTTCATTCTGAAATTCTCTCTCCCCAACTTTGAGTTTTTCCTCCTCCATCTCTtgctaattttcttctttttggagggGTCTCATCATCTGCCCCTTCGGTGACCCTGGAGTTCCATCATGAGCCCCTTCTCACTCCACACATTCTGCCTTGCTGGTTGCACTCTCTCCCAAGGTCTGAAGAACTCGCTATATGTGATGACCAGATCTCTACAGCCCAGATTTCTCTCTGAGGCTTAAGACCCATGTGCCCCCAATCCTGCCCTTTCTCTGCTTTCAGGGTCTTTGCTCATGCCACTCACTCTCCTTAGAATGCTTTCTCTTCCTCAACCAGCTCAGCTCATGAGTCTGGCCCATCTTCCTCTGCAAGCCCTCACTGCTGCAGCAAGCTCCAGGTTTCAGTTAGCTGCCTCTCCCATATGCCATTGGTCTTAACTCTTCTGCTTCCTGGCCTCTCTGTCCCAGGAACTTGTAAACTCCTTGAGATCAGAGACTCTCTGTCTGCCACACTTGAGCCAAGCTCCTGCCATAGTGTCTGATGGTACCTAGCATATATTAGGTTTTTCAATAAAGATTAAATTGGTGAGTAAAAGAATGTTAACAGTGTTCTTTGTTGCTGAGGAGTCAAGATAGGCACTGAAAAATATTGGCATCGGGCACAAGGAGGTCATCTGTTAACTACAGGATCAGTTTCAGCTGAGAGCGATGCTACAGAAACAGATTGGAACAAGTGGAAGGTGAAAGAGTAGGAAGGGCAAGTGTTCACGAGACGTTGAAAAGATGGGAAGTGGGTAATTGAGTGGAGTAGGATGAAGTtttgtgtttctgctttttctgtaTGTTGGGAAATACCTAAGCATGTCTAAAGTTTCCTAAAAGCTGCCAAGAGGGAGAATTGAGCATGCAGAAGAGAGTGGAGAACTGATGATGTGGGGTCTTAGAGGAAGCAGAAGGAGATAGGATTTGAGCATAGCGAGAGGACCCAAGCATTGTAGAGGGGAAGGAGAAGTGGAGGGCTTCataggcagaaggaacagcacagtgggcagcaggggctggggaggaagtGCGTAGTGTGTTTGAGAACTGGCCATTAGATGTGGGTGAAGGAGCTGGACAGTGGTTCAAGTCCAGTCTGTGCAGGGCCTTGAAAGCCTGGGTCAGAAGTTTGGGCCCAGTCCTGTAGGCAGTGGGGAGCCCATCTTGGCCTTTCCCATCTTATGGATCATCACCTTGGCCAGTATTACAGAGATTGAGAACACCAACAATGTCCAAGGGGATGGGCATTTCTGTGGCTCCTAGATTTCCAGGAAATGTGTAGACAACTCCATTTGTACCTGCCCCACCCCATGTGTCCCCGGAGCCCATCCAGTCCCTCCCCTGATTGTCCCCGTCCGCAGTGAAGCTTGGTTTGACTCCCCAAGTGACCACTTTGCCACTCgaagctgggggcaggggcgAGTGACGGCTACACTGCTACTCCCAGCGCCCAGATGCCCGTCCAGCCTCCAAACAAGGACACAGAGGAGATGGAAGCAGAGGGCGACTCAGCCGCCGAAATgaatggggaggaggaggagagcgaGGAGGAACGGAGCGGCAGCCAGACCGAGTCCGAAGAGGAGAGCTCAGGTGAGCCCCACACACCCTCGAGCGCCCTGCCCGCGCCCCCCTCAGCCGGCCCTGACTGGCCTCTTGTCCCAGAGATGGACGAGGAGGACTATGAGCGGCGCCGCAGCGAGTGCGTCAGTGAGATGATGGACCTGGAGAAGCAGTTCTCGGAGCTGAAGGAGAAGTGAgcgaggggccaggggccaggcttGCAGGAGGCAGCGGCAGGCCTGGCGCCGGCCAGGGCTGGCTGGGGCCGGCGTGAGCGAGGGCCTGACCCGGGGCGCTGGGCACGTGTTCGACGGATGGGCACACAGGCGCACGGCTGCCTTTCGCCTCCCAGGTTGTTCAGGGAAAGACTGAGTCAGCTGCGGGTGCGGCTGGAAGAAGTGGGAGCTGAGAGGGCGCCCGAATACACGGAGCCCCTGGGGGGGCTGCAGCGGAGCCTCAAGATTCGCATTCAGGTGGCAGGTCTGTGGCCCGTCCTGTGCCCCGCCCCGCTACGAGAACCCACGGCTCCCTGTCCCCATCCCCTCTCACCCCTGCCCTGGCTCGCCCGCCTTTGTGGGCAGCCAGGGCCCTGGCCAAGCCGGGCCGCCCATCACCCTCCCTCCGTAGGGATTTACAAGGGCTTCTGTCTGGACGTGATCAGGAACAAGTATGAGTGTGAACTGCAGGGAGCCAGGCAGCACCTGGAGGTGAATGTGGGTGCAccgggtggggaggaggtggccgccccgccccgcccagctGAGCCGCGGCGCCTCTTGCAGAGTGAGAAGCTGCTGCTCTATGACACGCTGCAGGGCGAGCTGCAGGAGCGGAtccagaggctggaggaggacCGCCAGAGCCTAGACATCAGCTCTGGTGAGGCCAGCGGCCGGCCGGCGCCCCTGCCTGGCCCTATGCTTTCAGTGCCCGTTCCCcatctgggcctcagcttccccgCCTGCTCGGGGGTGCTTGTAAGAGGACCTGCTCCGCGGTCACCGCGGGGACTGACGGAAAGCAGATGGGGAAGGGCCTGGCCCAGTGCCTGGCGCACAGTGGCGGCCCAGGGGTCCCCCGCCCCCGTGCTCAGTTTCCTGAACGGAGGTATCATTCTGACGCACATGCACCTGCCACGGCCACCGTGTCCGTTCACACAGGGCACTAGGGAGGGAGGGGTTAGTGATCTTTCACCCCCGTCCATgaaacagatgaagaagctgaggttcacAGAAGTACAGTGACCTCTTTCCCAGGATTGAATTCGGCTTCCAAGCCTTTCTTCTCTGCACTGCCCTGGGGAGGTTGATGGGGATGGGCTGGCCTGGCCCACATGAGGGATGCGGGCTACAGGGGTGGGGCGTCCTGGGAGGACAGCACCCTGATGCTGACTGTGCCCTGGGGCGCAGAGTGGTGGGATGACAAACTGCACGCCAGAGGCAGCTCGAAGACATGGGACTCCCTGCCGCCCAACAAGAGGAAGAAGGCGCCTCTCGTTTCCGGTATCCTTCCCCATACAGTGGCCTGAATTGGGCAGGAGGTCAGGGTGGAGGCACACGGGAGAGAGAGGCAGACCAGACTCACTTAAGGTCACCTGGCCTCCTGTGGCCGTGTCCAGGCAGATCCAGCTGTTGAATTTTCTGCAGGGTCCTCCTGGGCGGTGTGGACCATGGGGAAACAGAAGCATTCATCCAGAGGTTTTCCCATGGTTTTCTGAGTGAGGCCTCCTCTGAGGCCCTTCTGGCTTTCTCACAGTGTCCCGGGCATATCCCAGGCTCTCCCACCCCTGTGCCTTTGCTGACTTTCCACTCTCCTCTCGGATGCCTTTATCTGTCTGCCTGTTCGGTTCCCATCAATTATCACCTCCTCCGTGAAGCCTCTCCTGGTTTCCCCGACAAATGGCTGTGGCTTCCCTCTCCTCTGCACCCCTGTACCTGAACTGGGGCACCTGCCTCCCTTCTGGACATAGTCATCTCTGCCAACCCCCAGGTGTGAGCCCCTCTTGTTCAGGgcctgctgtgctggcctccccTCTTGCATAGCCCAGCACGGAGTTGAATTGAATTCTCGGGTATACACACCCCTCCATATTTCTGCCGCAACCAGATTATCAGGAAATTGACCTCCTGGTGATGGGGATCAGGTTCAAGCAGGGAGAAGAATCTGGACTGCAGAGACTTGAGCggaggtgggaggtgagggtgtggagaCGTCAGGGGGACAGAGTGGCTGTTCCTCAGACGGGTGTGTGAGACCGATAGAGGGTGGTTTTTAGGACAGAAGAGATGAGAGTCCCTGTGTAGGTGGGAAAGGGGCCAGACGAGGGAACAGGGGGGCAAGATCCCTGAGTGGGTGGCCTGGGCCTTGGCCTTCTGACCTTGAGGCCTgagaggaggtgaggagggagcCAAGGGGTGGTAAGATTGGGTCTGGAAGCCCTCTGTGGACTGGGTGAGATTGAAATAGGCCACAGCCACGAACTCCACCCTGCTGAGAACCCATGAGCCACGAGGTCGCAGGTGCAGCCTGAGTGCTACCCCAGCTTGGCTCCCCACCCCGCCGTCCACGGCACCGTCTCTTCTGAgtgctgccacccccacccccaccccctgggccGGGGGCCCGGGCCCATCCCCTGCCCCTTCCACCAGGCTTCCTGCTTCCTTGACCCCCATCGCAGGCCCCTACATCGTGTACATGCTGCAGGAAATTGACATCCTGGAGGACTGGACGGCCATCAAAAAGGTGGGTGCAACGCTGCCTGCCACAGGGTGCGGGCTGGCGGTGCGGCGCCCCCTCTCCAACCAGACCGGCTTTGGTCTCTGTGCATGCCTTCCCCTGGGGAGCTCTCTTGTCAGCCCCCGGCGCCCACTGCCTTCAGCCCAGGTGCCCTGGCTTTGCTTGGTCTCCCAAACCTCCTTTTTTCCTCAGCCCCTTTTTTGTTCCCAGGCAGATTTTGAtgggctgggaggaaggaaggcagccaggctgcctgggtctCTGACAAGAGAGCATGTCCATCCTTTGCCTAGAAGGGGCCTTAAGCTCCCCTCAACCCCTATGTGCAGCCCCCCATCCCAGAAAGGCTGCTGTGGAGGGGGGTCTTGCTAAGCTGCAGGCAGCCTCTCAGTGGGCTTTTCTTCTTACCCACCCAGGCGAGGGCAGCTGTGTCCCCTCAGAAGAGAAAATCAGATGGTAAGAACCACCAAAGATGTCCCGCcttccaccaccccctcccccaggccagcCTCCCGGAAAGGCGCCCGGGGGGAGGTAGGGGCATATCAGATCAGTTAGGATGCTCTGGGTCTGAGAGCAGCTCTGGGTTCGAGGTCACGGTAGGAattggggtggggttggggccaGGTCTGGTTAGGAAGGATGGAATGCTGAGCCTCTGTAGCTGGCCCGGGGGCCGGGAGAACCAGGAAGCCCGTTAGTAAGGGCTGAGgagctgccctgccctcctggccTCATCTGCCCTGGGCCGGACTAAGGCCACTCCTCTCAGTCCCCCGTATGAAGTGCCTCTCTTCCTCTTGGTTTGCCTTCCtctcacctgcagtgatttttccCTTCCTGTGTACCCTCAGGACCTTGACCCTGCTCTTCACAGCCAGGGCGGCCCCTTGGAGCAGCTGGCACCAAACCCAGGACTTGAACTTTACTGCTGCAGAAAGGCAGACTGACAGGCCCCTCGGGGTCTGCCCAGCCAGCTCTCCAGTGCTGCTCCGGGGTCCTCTGCTCCAGCCATCACTGGTCTGggctcctcctctgccctccccagggcctgaaCAGGGAAGGCCTGGAGCTGCCCGAGGCCAGCCGGACGGTCTCCTCTTTCCCCAGCCAGCCCACCACCGCCCCCTCCCGCAGGTCGCCCTCCTTGGAGCCCTCCCTGACGAAGACATGCCTGTCTTAAGCCAAAGCAACATCCTTTCTTCTGACCTTGCACCCCAGTCACTGAGCTGGGTCCTGCTTCGCAGGAACTCTTGAGCCAGAAATTATATTTGGGGGACCTGCGTGTCCTGGCTGTTGCTGGAGGTGACAAgacaggctcctcgggttttccTTCTCAAGGAGGTTCCTGGTGTCTGCCTCCCACATTTCAGGGACTGGAATTAAAACCTTTCCTGGGACTCTGGCATGACCCACATGTGTCTAATTTACCTTGCAAGGGAATCAGGGCTCTCGTGGAGAGTGCTTGAGACGGGCAGTTTCTGCTGGGGACCCTGGTATCTCCAGTGAGCAGAGCCTACCCCCTCTGACTTGGGGTATAGGCTGGGGAAGGGGGCATTCCCCCACACATGTGCTCCAGATGTGCGGGGCTGGGCCCTGGACTGCCTGGTGCTGGTGAACAAAGTCTGAAGCAACTCGTGGCACAGGCTGAGCACGTGGCCTGGGTGCTCCGTGCCTAGAGACTGGATCATGCCTGCACCTGCCCCAGTCTCTTGGCAGATTGGCAAGGCGGGCTGGCGGAGCCTGTGTGCGTgggaggcagccagcagcagcgCCGTGTGCTGACGACCTCACAGCCAGACTCCCCCCTGTTTAGCGCTGGCTGTCAGAACCACCCCCAGAACCTCCACTAAGTGAAGGGGTTGGTTTCCATGGAGACACAGCATCCTTTCTCCATGGCAACCTGAAATCCCCAAAACCAAGTTAAGCTCAGGCATGAGTCATCTGTAGCCAGTAGGGGGCACTCTCCCAAAAGGCTGACCTCAGGGCCAGGGACACATGAGCAGTTGACCACAGACTTGAAGGTGCCCCAGGGGCGAGGCCTGGAGAGACCTTGGCAGGCCCTGCTTAACTCCTTTCTGCCCACCTGTGCGGTTCGAGGAGTCTGGCAAGGCTGCAGGACACGCCGTGTGGAGGTGGCAGCCCCACAGGTGGAACCCTGGGCAGGCCACCTGCACGGAGCGGATCCCTGCCCCCAGAGGCTGGGCCCAGAGCAGAGGAAGCAGGCACTGCCCGGGCTGAGTGGACACACAAGAGTTAACTGGCGGGTGTGACAGGGCGAACCGCCCTCAGGAAGTGTTACTCACCACTGGGAATGTGAGTGCTCTCGCCTTGGGGGCTGGCTTCTCTGAGTCCCGGGAGAAACCGGGAGAAACCGGAGGAGCTCCCAGCCATGGAAACCCCCGGGGAGCCAGGAACAGGCCCTCTCGGAGCCCCCTACCCAGCCAGCTTCGCTTCTGGGCACCTGGAGAGAGAAAAGTTAGTGAAGTTGGAAGGGCAGCcccggtggggtggggtggaaggtggggaaCCCGAGCTGGGTCTGTCCCAGGGCAAAGGAGGGGGAGACGGTTGGGCAAAACCCTGCTCAGGTCTGGtgcccccgcctcccccctccccgccaggCCAGCCCAGGCCCCGCGGTACGATGTGCCTGGTGCCGGCGGGGTGCAAGCAGGTGGATCGCAGCGGCCGGGGCGCACCGTGAGCCTGCGGGAGCGCCTGCTGCTCACCCGGCCCGTGTGGCTGCAGCTGCGGGCCAATGAGGCCGCCGCGCTGCACGTGCTGAGGACTGAGCCCCCCGGGGTGAGTCTCTGCCCACCCCTGGGGCTGGAGGCTGAGGGCAGGGGGGCGAGGGGCTGGACACAGAGGCCTCGAGCCTCCGACCCCTGTCCACTCGCAGACGTTCCTGGTACGGAAGTCTAACAGTCGCCAGTGCCAAGCTCTGTGCGTGCGGCTGCCTGAGGCCGGCGGCCCCTCCTTTGTCTCCAGCCACTGTATCCAGGAGACCGCTGGGGGTGAGAGGGACTGGCCCGGCCTGGCGGGAGGGGCTGGAATCATCAGGTCGGGGTGCAGGGGGGTGCCCCGCAGAGAACAACCTCACTTCCCATCCCTCAGGTGTCTCCCTGGAGGGCTCAGAGCTCGTGTTCCTAGACCTGGTCCAGCTGATCTGTGCCTACTGCCACACCCGGTGAGCCTGCCTGCAGGGCGCCTGCTCTCCACAGGGCCCTGCTTCCCTTCCTGGGACGCCTTGTCCTCCTCACCCATGGGTGCCCGCTGCCCAGAGCTTTCCTCACTGCCCACTTTTTGCTCCCCTCTGGCCTCAGGGACATTCTCCTCCTCCCGCTTCAGCTCCCCAGAGCCATCCGCCAGGCAGCCACCCACAAGGAGCTGGAAGCCATCTCCCATCTGGGCATGGGTAAGGGCTCCCGGGCTACCCACTGCACAGATGGACAAGCTGAGGccaagagggagagggaaggcgAAGGCACACAGCCTGAAGCCTGGGCCTTTCCCCCAGCTGGGTCCCCTTCCtgaccccctccacccccgccccaagGTCCAACCTGCTTCTCTTTCCTAGAGTTCTGGAGCTCCTCCCTCAACACCAAGGCTCAGCCAGGCTCATCGGAAGGCCCCCCGCTGCCCCGGCTGAAGCCCCGGCCCCCACAAGAGCTGGACCAGGGCACCGGGGCCGCCTTATGTTTCTTCAACCCCTTGTTCCCCGGGGATCTGGGCCCCACCAAGCGGGAGAAATTCAAGAGGAGCTTCAAAGTGCGTGTGTCCACGGAGACCTCCAGCCCCCTGTCTCCCCCAGCAGTGCCGCCTCCCCCTGTCCCGGTGTTGCCAGGGACAGCCCCCAACCAGACAGAAAGCTTGCCCCCTCGCCAGCTGCTACGGAGGGAGAGCTCGGTGGGGTACCGTGTGCCAGGGGGCGCCGGCCCCAGCCTCCCACCGCTGCCCTCCCTCCAGGAGGTGGACTGCGCCTCCCCCAGCAGctcagaggaggagggggtgcCGGGGTCCCAGGGGAGCCCAGCGACCTCACCCCACCTGGGCCaccagcggcggcggcggcccctgCTTCGGTCCATGAGCGCTGCCTTCTGCTCCCTGCTAGCGCCTGAGCGGCAGGTGGGCCGGGCAGCTGCGGCGCTGATG
Above is a genomic segment from Cervus elaphus chromosome 2, mCerEla1.1, whole genome shotgun sequence containing:
- the BRMS1 gene encoding breast cancer metastasis-suppressor 1, which produces MPVQPPNKDTEEMEAEGDSAAEMNGEEEESEEERSGSQTESEEESSEMDEEDYERRRSECVSEMMDLEKQFSELKEKLFRERLSQLRVRLEEVGAERAPEYTEPLGGLQRSLKIRIQVAGIYKGFCLDVIRNKYECELQGARQHLESEKLLLYDTLQGELQERIQRLEEDRQSLDISSEWWDDKLHARGSSKTWDSLPPNKRKKAPLVSGPYIVYMLQEIDILEDWTAIKKARAAVSPQKRKSDGP